The following are from one region of the Methanocella sp. genome:
- a CDS encoding Ku protein, which translates to MQAIWTGNLAFGTILIPVRMYAASEELRVPFHLVHAEDGGRVKYKKVCELDGKELHMSDIHKGYEIGDKMLQFTDEELEELRPVLSKSLKILGFCEREEVPLIALDRPFYLGTESRKKGVAQPFALVRKAMEKSGKVAIVSWVTRASEQIGMMMPYEKGFLIKAILYAQQIRPFSMVEVQEGKVSDELVDKGSMIIERMTFKFDYASYKESYSQALREIIEAKSMGKEVKIEPVVKSAEARSLEAELERMLV; encoded by the coding sequence ATGCAAGCGATCTGGACCGGTAACTTAGCCTTTGGCACTATCCTCATCCCCGTGCGCATGTACGCTGCCAGCGAGGAGCTCCGCGTACCCTTCCACTTAGTCCACGCGGAGGACGGCGGCCGGGTGAAGTATAAGAAGGTGTGCGAGCTCGACGGCAAGGAGCTCCACATGAGCGATATTCACAAGGGCTACGAGATAGGCGATAAGATGCTCCAGTTCACCGACGAGGAGCTCGAAGAGCTGCGGCCCGTCCTGTCAAAATCGCTCAAGATCCTGGGCTTCTGCGAGCGTGAGGAGGTACCGCTGATCGCCCTCGATAGGCCGTTCTACCTCGGTACAGAGTCACGCAAGAAGGGCGTCGCACAGCCATTTGCCTTAGTGAGGAAGGCCATGGAGAAGAGCGGCAAGGTCGCCATCGTGAGCTGGGTCACCCGGGCCTCGGAGCAGATCGGCATGATGATGCCCTACGAAAAGGGGTTCCTCATCAAAGCCATCCTCTATGCGCAGCAGATCCGGCCTTTCTCGATGGTCGAGGTGCAGGAGGGCAAGGTCAGCGACGAGCTCGTGGATAAGGGCAGCATGATCATCGAGCGCATGACCTTCAAGTTCGATTACGCGTCCTACAAGGAGTCCTATTCACAGGCCTTACGCGAGATTATCGAGGCGAAGTCCATGGGCAAAGAAGTCAAAATCGAGCCCGTCGTGAAATCGGCCGAGGCCAGGTCACTGGAAGCCGAGCTCGAAAGGATGCTCGTTTAA
- a CDS encoding YkgJ family cysteine cluster protein: protein MDELIIRNKYKVVDRTTFPCDACGACCSIYALVDLHITDIFRMSEKLGITPKEFFEKYVQVIEKDGAYTFAMNIEGGCKFLKDKKCTIYEARSDFCSFYPNSHSCFDLSQVQKKEMKPGNPGCAAHRQPDDLILVPDLERMVDSRIFYMVKETYLAQYGGVYDEEGMKAAHQKGLSQIANPRMRNIVHLQVMTEFMENIPVDEKTGEPALTKDEVKMIYQKMRENHS, encoded by the coding sequence ATGGACGAACTCATCATCCGAAACAAATACAAAGTCGTGGACAGAACGACCTTCCCCTGTGACGCCTGCGGCGCCTGCTGCAGCATCTACGCGCTCGTCGACCTCCACATCACCGACATCTTCCGCATGTCCGAAAAGCTGGGCATCACGCCGAAGGAATTCTTTGAAAAATACGTCCAGGTCATCGAGAAGGACGGCGCCTACACCTTTGCCATGAACATCGAGGGCGGCTGCAAGTTCCTCAAGGACAAGAAGTGCACCATCTACGAGGCCCGCTCCGATTTCTGCTCCTTCTACCCGAACAGCCACTCCTGCTTCGATCTCTCGCAAGTCCAGAAGAAAGAGATGAAGCCGGGGAACCCCGGGTGCGCAGCCCACAGGCAGCCCGATGATCTCATCCTGGTGCCGGACCTCGAGCGCATGGTAGACAGCCGCATCTTCTACATGGTCAAGGAAACGTACCTGGCGCAGTACGGCGGCGTCTACGACGAGGAGGGCATGAAGGCCGCCCATCAGAAGGGCCTGTCGCAAATCGCCAATCCCCGGATGCGCAACATCGTCCACCTCCAGGTCATGACCGAGTTCATGGAGAACATACCGGTGGATGAAAAGACAGGGGAGCCTGCACTGACTAAAGATGAAGTCAAGATGATCTACCAGAAGATGCGAGAGAACCATTCATAA
- a CDS encoding alpha/beta hydrolase, with protein MATVGMTTRDIDPIAGAFLEKINASKGPQIYQMTPEDARNTLAKVQAVDVPRMPVDIEKMALPTGPEGSVNVHIVRPRGSVETLPAIMYYHGGGWVLGDFNIFERLVSEIANKANAAVVFVDYSRSPESRYPVAIEEDYSALDYVTSNGSDLNIDASRLAIAGDSVGGNMTAVMAMLAKERKGPKIGLQVLFYPVTDASFETGSYRQFASGYWLTREAMKWFWDNYLPDKGERKNPMASPLQASADQLKGLPPALVITNEYDVLRDEGEAYAHKLMEAGVDTTGVRFLGIIHDMVMLNALANTPAVRGAIDLASGMLRRSLSK; from the coding sequence ATGGCGACAGTAGGTATGACGACCAGGGACATCGATCCCATAGCAGGCGCATTTCTTGAGAAGATCAACGCATCGAAAGGGCCCCAGATCTATCAGATGACCCCGGAAGATGCGCGGAACACGCTGGCGAAGGTACAGGCTGTGGATGTGCCCCGTATGCCCGTCGACATCGAAAAAATGGCGCTTCCCACCGGTCCCGAGGGCAGCGTCAACGTGCATATTGTGAGGCCGAGGGGTAGCGTTGAGACCCTCCCGGCCATCATGTATTACCATGGCGGCGGATGGGTGCTGGGCGATTTTAACATATTCGAGCGCCTTGTTAGCGAGATTGCGAATAAGGCGAACGCTGCCGTCGTATTCGTAGATTACTCCCGGTCGCCGGAATCAAGATATCCTGTAGCCATCGAGGAGGATTACTCCGCGCTGGATTATGTGACCAGTAACGGCAGCGATCTGAACATCGATGCGTCCAGGCTGGCCATCGCCGGCGACAGCGTAGGGGGGAACATGACAGCGGTCATGGCGATGCTGGCAAAGGAGAGAAAAGGCCCGAAGATCGGGCTACAGGTGCTGTTCTATCCGGTGACGGACGCCAGCTTCGAGACGGGCTCATACAGGCAGTTCGCCTCTGGGTACTGGCTTACCCGGGAGGCGATGAAGTGGTTCTGGGACAATTATCTGCCGGATAAGGGCGAAAGGAAGAATCCCATGGCCTCGCCGCTACAGGCCTCGGCCGATCAGTTAAAGGGGCTGCCGCCGGCGCTGGTCATTACCAACGAGTACGATGTCCTGAGGGACGAGGGCGAGGCGTATGCCCATAAGCTCATGGAGGCCGGGGTCGATACGACCGGAGTGCGATTCCTGGGGATCATCCACGACATGGTCATGCTTAACGCGCTTGCGAACACGCCCGCCGTGAGGGGTGCTATCGACCTTGCCAGCGGCATGCTGCGCAGGTCGTTATCAAAATGA
- a CDS encoding DUF378 domain-containing protein, whose amino-acid sequence MTKRDPLLIISAILLIIGGLNWLLVAFGVNVVEAIFGAVATSVLTKLIYIVVGLAAIYMLYPLYLWLTSPAERPIIR is encoded by the coding sequence ATGACTAAGAGAGACCCCTTGCTAATAATATCGGCCATCTTATTGATCATCGGCGGCCTGAACTGGTTACTGGTAGCGTTTGGCGTCAACGTCGTGGAAGCCATATTCGGCGCAGTTGCGACGAGCGTCCTGACCAAGCTTATCTACATCGTCGTCGGCCTGGCCGCGATCTATATGCTTTACCCGCTATACCTCTGGCTCACCTCGCCGGCGGAACGGCCTATCATACGCTGA
- a CDS encoding PINc/VapC family ATPase: protein MKLVPDTSVIIDGRITRKVESGEFKGALIIVPEAVISELEMQANEGKEIGFNGLEELRKLQDMAREGRISIEFSGSRPTLNQIRLAPGGEIDDMIRNIAVENDATLVTSDKVQASVARAKGINIIYLKPDVEELGRLELLDYFTEDTMSVHLKADVVPMAKRGRIDDMKLVPAGNEKLTDKQLLLMAHAILERAKQDPNAFIEIEKNGATVVQLGNMRIAIATPPFSDGVEITVVRPVARLSLEDYRYSGTFKDRIIEKRRGILISGPPGAGKSTFAQACADFLFEHDFIVKTMESPRDLQLPEAITQYAPLDGSMENTADILLLVRPDYTIYDELRKTSDFEIFSDMRLSGVGMIGVVHATRAIDAIQRFIGRVELGVIPQVVDTVVFIDHGVIEKVYDVEFTVKVPAGMTESDLARPVINVKELESGRAEYEVYTFGEQVVVMPVGAEKPQKALRKADEKVVMREVARFARGPVEVEMIGDNKAIVRVREKDIPAILGRGGKTIGQIERAAGAHIDVRPLEEGRGMAAPEEHGITIPVGVQEVKKHVIMDLGKKFAGQTVEILAGGDYIFTATVGRAGVIKIPRGSSLMDRILTAEGKGEDITARIV from the coding sequence ATGAAACTAGTCCCCGACACGAGCGTTATCATCGACGGCCGCATAACGAGAAAGGTCGAGTCCGGCGAGTTCAAGGGAGCGCTCATAATCGTCCCTGAGGCCGTCATTTCCGAGCTGGAGATGCAGGCGAACGAGGGCAAAGAGATCGGCTTTAACGGCCTGGAAGAGCTGAGAAAGCTGCAGGACATGGCCCGGGAAGGCAGGATCAGCATCGAATTTTCCGGGAGCAGGCCGACGTTGAACCAGATCAGGCTAGCCCCCGGCGGCGAGATCGACGACATGATCCGCAACATCGCAGTGGAGAACGATGCCACGCTCGTAACGAGCGATAAAGTACAGGCCAGCGTGGCCCGGGCAAAAGGCATTAATATCATTTACCTCAAGCCCGACGTCGAGGAGCTCGGCCGCCTGGAGCTTTTGGACTATTTCACGGAAGACACGATGTCCGTTCACCTGAAGGCCGACGTCGTGCCAATGGCTAAACGGGGCAGAATCGATGATATGAAGCTTGTCCCGGCGGGCAATGAGAAGCTGACGGATAAGCAGCTATTGCTGATGGCCCACGCGATCCTGGAGAGGGCCAAGCAGGACCCGAACGCCTTCATCGAGATCGAGAAGAACGGCGCCACCGTAGTGCAGCTCGGTAACATGAGGATCGCCATCGCCACGCCGCCGTTCTCGGACGGCGTCGAGATCACGGTGGTTAGGCCCGTAGCCCGCCTGAGCCTGGAGGACTATCGCTACAGCGGCACCTTCAAGGACCGCATCATCGAGAAGCGGAGGGGCATTCTCATATCGGGCCCGCCCGGCGCCGGGAAGTCCACGTTCGCGCAGGCATGCGCCGACTTCCTGTTCGAGCACGACTTCATCGTGAAGACCATGGAGTCGCCCCGGGACCTGCAGCTTCCGGAAGCCATCACGCAGTATGCGCCCCTGGACGGAAGCATGGAAAATACGGCCGATATACTGCTTTTAGTCCGCCCGGACTACACGATCTACGACGAGCTTCGCAAAACGTCGGACTTCGAGATATTTTCCGACATGCGCCTGTCGGGCGTGGGCATGATCGGGGTAGTCCATGCCACGAGGGCTATTGACGCGATTCAGCGCTTCATAGGCCGTGTCGAACTAGGCGTCATCCCGCAGGTAGTCGATACTGTCGTATTCATCGACCACGGCGTCATCGAGAAAGTCTACGATGTCGAGTTCACGGTAAAGGTGCCCGCCGGCATGACCGAGTCGGACCTGGCCCGGCCAGTCATTAACGTTAAAGAGCTGGAGTCGGGCCGGGCGGAGTACGAGGTCTATACCTTCGGCGAGCAGGTGGTGGTCATGCCCGTCGGGGCGGAAAAACCACAGAAGGCCTTGCGAAAGGCCGACGAAAAGGTCGTCATGAGAGAGGTCGCCAGGTTCGCGAGGGGCCCCGTCGAGGTCGAGATGATCGGGGACAACAAGGCGATCGTAAGGGTAAGGGAAAAAGACATTCCAGCCATTCTGGGAAGGGGCGGTAAGACCATCGGCCAGATCGAGCGGGCGGCCGGCGCTCACATCGACGTGCGCCCCCTCGAAGAGGGCAGGGGAATGGCCGCCCCTGAAGAGCATGGGATTACTATCCCCGTGGGCGTCCAGGAGGTCAAGAAGCACGTCATCATGGATCTTGGAAAGAAGTTTGCCGGGCAGACCGTCGAGATACTCGCCGGAGGCGATTATATTTTTACCGCGACCGTCGGGCGCGCCGGAGTCATCAAGATCCCGCGGGGCTCCAGCCTCATGGACCGTATCTTAACGGCAGAGGGGAAGGGAGAAGATATCACCGCCCGCATCGTCTGA
- the hisI gene encoding phosphoribosyl-AMP cyclohydrolase, whose protein sequence is MIKPDFKGGLLPVIVQDAKTLEVLMFAYMNEEAFRMTGETRLAHYYSRSRQKLWKKGEESGHVQHVKEIRIDCDADCLLLLVEQETAACHTGYVSCFYRDIDGRIVGKKAFDPGEVYHAGVRKTEQ, encoded by the coding sequence ATGATCAAGCCGGACTTTAAGGGCGGGCTATTGCCCGTCATCGTGCAGGACGCAAAGACCCTGGAGGTCCTCATGTTCGCCTACATGAACGAGGAAGCCTTCCGCATGACCGGAGAGACGAGGCTGGCACATTACTACAGCCGGAGCCGGCAGAAGCTCTGGAAGAAAGGCGAAGAGTCCGGCCACGTACAACACGTGAAAGAGATCCGCATCGACTGCGATGCCGACTGCCTATTGTTACTGGTCGAGCAGGAGACGGCAGCGTGCCATACGGGTTACGTTTCGTGCTTCTACCGGGATATCGATGGCCGCATCGTGGGCAAAAAGGCCTTCGACCCCGGCGAGGTCTACCATGCAGGCGTGCGCAAAACAGAACAATGA
- the htpX gene encoding zinc metalloprotease HtpX: MNERVVRWPADLGLSLRMFLTLLILGAVYLGFLTILYWMGVDLTSLMVIAAVMMGIQYFFSDKIVLASSGAKIVTPEQAPRLHAIVDRLCAETGLPKPKVAIVPTNVPNAFATGRSQKHSVIAATQGLLNRLNEDEIVAVLAHELSHVKNRDVAVMTIASFISTVAYYFIMSFAYGGARSRDERGGGGLVIVYVLSLIVYGVSLLLTRLLSRYRELAADRGSAYITRRPSWLISALLKISGQMDRMPKKDLRSEEGLNQFFIVPALSGRSILELFATHPSLEKRISQLERLERTMGEQ; the protein is encoded by the coding sequence ATGAACGAACGGGTGGTGCGTTGGCCGGCCGACCTGGGCCTGAGCCTCAGGATGTTCCTGACGCTGCTCATCCTGGGAGCAGTATACTTAGGATTTTTAACGATCCTGTACTGGATGGGCGTGGACCTCACTTCGCTCATGGTCATCGCCGCCGTAATGATGGGCATCCAGTACTTCTTTTCCGATAAGATCGTGCTGGCGAGCAGCGGGGCAAAGATCGTCACGCCCGAGCAGGCGCCCCGGCTTCATGCGATCGTCGACAGGCTTTGTGCCGAGACCGGGTTGCCAAAGCCGAAGGTGGCCATCGTGCCCACGAACGTCCCCAACGCTTTCGCGACCGGAAGGAGCCAGAAGCACTCGGTCATCGCGGCCACCCAGGGTCTCCTGAACCGGCTGAACGAGGACGAGATCGTCGCCGTGCTGGCCCACGAACTGAGCCACGTTAAGAACAGGGACGTCGCGGTCATGACCATTGCCAGCTTTATTTCGACTGTGGCGTACTATTTCATCATGTCCTTCGCCTATGGGGGTGCCCGTAGCCGGGACGAGCGCGGAGGGGGCGGCCTCGTTATCGTCTATGTCCTGTCGTTGATCGTGTACGGCGTCAGCCTGCTTTTGACGCGCCTGCTTTCGCGGTACCGGGAGCTTGCCGCCGACCGGGGCTCGGCCTATATCACGCGCCGGCCGTCCTGGCTCATCAGCGCGCTATTAAAAATCAGCGGCCAGATGGACCGCATGCCGAAAAAGGACCTCAGGAGCGAGGAGGGCTTGAACCAGTTCTTCATCGTGCCGGCGCTCTCGGGCCGGAGTATCCTTGAATTGTTCGCCACGCACCCGAGCCTTGAAAAGCGTATAAGCCAGCTTGAACGCCTGGAGAGGACGATGGGCGAACAGTGA
- the pspAB gene encoding PspA-associated protein PspAB, whose product MGLLDFFKPKRIPPPKVDDLFKLSPVAVTMGQLNVEPSGKAGVCFHSTGDIHSGDMKSGIIKVLENTAFLASYKVTGDQYGFTWVLIDSDTLANAVSNVYLASQLLIEGGFSDHITAAIFRFEQGDLPVYWIYNYRRAAFYPFAPRGNERDSQLEYRLRLLVMEELPMDSLDYWFPIWGIPF is encoded by the coding sequence ATGGGCCTCCTGGACTTTTTCAAACCTAAGCGAATTCCTCCCCCGAAGGTCGACGACCTTTTTAAATTGTCTCCCGTCGCCGTTACCATGGGCCAGTTGAACGTGGAGCCGAGTGGTAAGGCCGGCGTCTGTTTTCATTCTACAGGGGACATTCACTCCGGGGATATGAAGTCGGGCATCATCAAGGTGCTTGAGAATACCGCGTTCCTGGCGAGTTACAAGGTCACCGGCGACCAGTACGGCTTCACCTGGGTGCTTATCGACAGCGATACGCTCGCCAATGCCGTGTCCAATGTCTACTTGGCGAGCCAGCTACTCATCGAGGGCGGCTTCAGCGACCATATTACTGCGGCTATTTTTCGTTTCGAGCAGGGCGATCTGCCCGTATACTGGATCTATAACTATCGGCGTGCCGCGTTTTATCCATTCGCTCCGAGAGGTAACGAGCGGGATTCTCAGCTCGAATATCGCCTGCGGCTACTGGTCATGGAGGAACTGCCCATGGACAGCTTAGATTATTGGTTCCCTATCTGGGGAATACCATTCTAG
- a CDS encoding GxxExxY protein, whose protein sequence is MRYYDILENESHRSIEPIPKNVNDIATTILDAAFEVHKTLGPGLLESVYKTCLIYELRKKGLLVEKQVKVPIQYKDIYLDGELRLDILVENLVLVEVKSIEKLAPIHEAQVLTYLKLTGHRVGYLINFNAYRLKDGIRRLVL, encoded by the coding sequence TTGAGGTATTACGATATATTAGAAAATGAGTCGCATCGATCTATTGAACCGATCCCAAAGAATGTAAATGATATTGCAACAACGATCCTTGATGCAGCATTTGAAGTCCATAAGACTCTTGGGCCGGGACTATTAGAAAGCGTATATAAGACTTGTTTAATCTATGAACTTAGAAAAAAGGGCTTGTTAGTGGAAAAACAGGTAAAGGTCCCAATTCAATACAAAGACATATATCTTGATGGAGAACTTCGCCTGGATATTTTAGTCGAAAATTTAGTCTTGGTGGAAGTAAAATCAATCGAAAAGCTAGCACCAATTCATGAGGCCCAAGTTTTAACTTACTTAAAATTGACCGGACATAGAGTTGGCTATTTAATTAACTTTAACGCTTATCGGTTAAAAGACGGAATTCGTAGGCTCGTTCTATAA
- the pspAA gene encoding PspA-associated protein PspAA, giving the protein MIIRIMNENQYVVPSLYYDDINRIDNEIVKLIAKDDEKGFHKAYKELIDIVRKNGVPMDVKTLKESDLIIPPADLSFKEAKRIFVGEGLIPG; this is encoded by the coding sequence ATGATCATCCGTATCATGAACGAGAACCAGTACGTCGTGCCATCGCTGTACTATGACGACATCAACAGGATCGACAACGAGATCGTCAAGCTTATCGCTAAAGATGACGAGAAGGGCTTCCATAAGGCATACAAAGAGCTCATCGACATCGTGCGGAAGAACGGTGTGCCGATGGACGTGAAGACCCTGAAGGAGTCCGACCTCATCATCCCGCCGGCCGACCTATCGTTCAAAGAGGCGAAGAGGATATTCGTCGGCGAGGGATTGATCCCGGGATAA
- a CDS encoding PspA/IM30 family protein → MPGLLSRLTATIKAKLSKLLDMFEDPRETLDYSYKRQLELQTDVKKGVANVITARKRLEMQKSKLEANITTLNDQAREAVAAGRDDLASIALQRKMDMMTQVDSLAQQIQDLQRQEDKLNDTAKKLDTKIELFRTEKETIKAQYSAAEAKVKITEATTGIGEEMADVGYAVERAKDKTEEMQARSEALDTMVEQGTLEDVMGNKDLVSQELSKIKNDAAVKKELETLKMEVKK, encoded by the coding sequence ATGCCAGGACTCTTAAGCAGGCTCACCGCCACCATCAAGGCGAAGCTTAGCAAGCTCCTCGACATGTTCGAGGACCCGAGGGAAACGCTCGACTATTCATACAAGCGTCAGCTTGAGCTGCAGACCGATGTGAAGAAGGGTGTCGCGAACGTCATCACGGCGCGCAAGCGCCTGGAAATGCAGAAGAGCAAGCTGGAAGCGAACATCACAACGCTCAACGACCAGGCCCGCGAGGCCGTGGCTGCCGGCCGCGATGACCTTGCATCCATAGCCTTACAAAGAAAGATGGACATGATGACACAGGTCGACTCGCTCGCCCAGCAGATCCAGGACCTCCAGAGGCAGGAGGACAAGCTGAACGATACGGCCAAGAAGCTGGACACCAAGATCGAGCTCTTCCGCACGGAAAAGGAGACCATCAAGGCCCAGTACTCTGCCGCCGAGGCCAAGGTCAAGATCACCGAGGCCACCACGGGCATCGGCGAGGAGATGGCGGACGTCGGCTATGCCGTCGAGAGGGCGAAGGACAAGACTGAGGAGATGCAGGCCCGCAGCGAAGCGCTCGACACCATGGTCGAGCAGGGCACGCTCGAGGACGTCATGGGCAACAAAGACCTCGTGAGCCAGGAGCTGAGTAAGATCAAGAATGACGCGGCAGTTAAAAAAGAGCTGGAGACGCTGAAGATGGAGGTCAAGAAATGA
- a CDS encoding phosphotransferase family protein, whose protein sequence is MMHGRSRLYHYVKSRRLADKAGFDRHPDLHVRQLAGSHNVYLVYDGRSHRKCILKSFGEGDRKSIGHMENEFKRLRQAGRMIGRRSWLHVARPLCKSGDGDFFVEEFVSGRALGDYMKEAMAHGRKMGLYEKLTMLAGFFALMHKKTERSSHVTPSNIRDELKKHARQASRGGAFTPHELKSMEQLVDKVTSYGIISKARKGLVHGDANPSNFLYDDDRLNVIDMERSGYRDPVYDLGMMAGELCHYAMKYGGDPYKADPFIGHLYWTYAGNFKDQHGTFIRLTKRNPLYMANSLLRIARHPFFSPEYKRRLAYHARVCLESLK, encoded by the coding sequence ATGATGCATGGTCGTTCGAGGCTTTATCATTATGTAAAAAGCCGGAGGCTTGCGGATAAGGCAGGCTTTGACCGGCACCCCGACCTGCATGTCAGGCAGCTGGCCGGCTCCCATAACGTGTACCTGGTCTACGACGGCCGCAGTCACAGAAAGTGTATACTGAAGTCCTTCGGCGAAGGGGACCGGAAGTCCATCGGCCATATGGAGAATGAGTTTAAGCGATTGCGCCAGGCCGGGCGGATGATAGGCCGCAGGAGCTGGCTGCATGTGGCCAGGCCACTTTGCAAGAGCGGCGATGGTGACTTTTTTGTTGAAGAGTTCGTATCCGGGAGGGCGCTGGGCGACTACATGAAAGAGGCAATGGCACATGGACGTAAAATGGGGCTTTATGAAAAGCTCACCATGCTCGCCGGATTCTTTGCGCTGATGCATAAAAAGACTGAGCGATCGTCACATGTCACGCCGTCGAACATCCGGGACGAGCTGAAAAAGCATGCCCGGCAGGCCAGCCGGGGAGGCGCGTTTACGCCGCATGAGCTTAAGAGCATGGAGCAGCTCGTCGATAAGGTGACTTCTTACGGCATAATCAGCAAGGCTAGAAAAGGTCTCGTCCACGGCGACGCGAACCCGTCCAATTTTTTATACGACGATGACCGGCTGAACGTCATCGACATGGAACGGTCAGGCTATAGAGACCCCGTATACGACCTGGGTATGATGGCCGGCGAGCTTTGCCATTATGCCATGAAATACGGGGGCGACCCGTATAAGGCCGATCCCTTCATCGGCCACCTCTACTGGACCTATGCGGGTAACTTTAAGGACCAGCACGGCACGTTCATCCGCCTGACTAAGAGGAATCCGCTCTACATGGCCAACTCGTTACTGCGCATCGCCCGACACCCGTTCTTCAGCCCGGAATACAAGCGCAGACTGGCCTACCATGCCCGAGTGTGCTTAGAGAGCTTAAAATGA
- a CDS encoding HAD family hydrolase yields the protein MKIKAVVSDIYTTLINIRTDESDKDPYRRLASYLKYQGVYLSADELKWFFFEKKALQKRQSKEAYPEVDYRRIWGEILRENQYSGADAAAIVPAIVKLHRALTVEKIKLYRGVFETLAWLKGRYRLGIVSDSQVDHSYPELRMLGIFDFFDTIIVSSEFGFRKPDMRLFNECVARLGVKPKEAVYIGNDTFRDIKGAQDAGMTTILIMTEHGNKDGNVATPDFTIEHIDEINEVLRMLEKK from the coding sequence ATGAAGATAAAGGCGGTCGTGTCGGACATCTACACCACGCTCATCAATATAAGGACAGACGAGAGCGATAAGGACCCATACCGGCGCCTCGCATCATATCTGAAATACCAGGGAGTCTACCTGTCGGCCGACGAGCTGAAGTGGTTCTTTTTCGAGAAGAAGGCGCTCCAGAAGAGGCAGAGCAAAGAGGCCTACCCGGAAGTCGACTATCGCCGGATCTGGGGTGAGATCCTCCGGGAAAACCAGTATTCGGGCGCCGACGCGGCGGCCATCGTGCCGGCCATCGTGAAGCTGCACCGGGCACTGACGGTCGAGAAAATTAAGCTTTACCGCGGGGTCTTCGAGACTCTGGCCTGGCTGAAGGGCAGATACAGGCTTGGCATCGTCTCGGACTCGCAGGTGGACCATTCTTACCCGGAGTTACGCATGCTGGGCATATTTGACTTCTTTGATACGATCATCGTATCTTCGGAGTTCGGCTTTCGAAAGCCCGACATGCGCCTGTTCAACGAATGCGTGGCCCGCCTGGGCGTGAAGCCGAAGGAAGCCGTCTATATCGGGAACGATACGTTCAGGGATATCAAAGGCGCACAGGACGCCGGGATGACCACGATTCTCATCATGACCGAGCATGGCAATAAGGATGGAAATGTCGCCACTCCCGATTTTACAATCGAGCATATCGACGAGATAAATGAAGTTCTCAGGATGCTGGAGAAAAAATGA
- the phoU gene encoding phosphate signaling complex protein PhoU — MATVVGSQLEIIKEDVLRMMGCAGLSIDEAVRSLDDRDEDAARRVIDRDRQIDDLQKKIEVECLEMLAKKPEGKDLRLVAASYKFVSDIERIGDYCTAIANVTLAVANKPVTKTALDIVKMGRAAHHMLNICMEAYKGNPNVNLEEVFDEDKAIDRLYNDAFVGSILTVLEEPNTATNVIYETVASRAMERIGDHLTDIAERISFIRTGNIVERSEPMHVPEFPE; from the coding sequence ATGGCTACGGTAGTCGGCAGTCAATTAGAGATCATTAAGGAGGACGTGTTGCGCATGATGGGCTGCGCCGGCCTGTCGATAGACGAGGCGGTCCGCTCGCTAGACGACCGGGACGAGGACGCTGCCCGTCGCGTGATAGACCGGGACAGGCAGATCGACGACCTCCAGAAGAAGATCGAGGTGGAATGCCTGGAAATGCTGGCGAAAAAGCCGGAGGGCAAGGACCTGCGTTTAGTTGCCGCCTCGTATAAGTTCGTGAGCGACATCGAGAGGATCGGGGACTACTGCACGGCCATTGCGAATGTTACTCTGGCCGTCGCGAACAAGCCTGTGACTAAAACAGCCCTGGACATCGTCAAGATGGGCAGGGCCGCGCACCATATGCTGAATATCTGCATGGAAGCTTACAAGGGAAACCCGAATGTCAATCTGGAAGAAGTGTTCGACGAGGACAAGGCCATCGACCGGCTGTATAACGATGCTTTCGTCGGGTCGATCTTGACCGTCCTGGAGGAGCCGAATACGGCCACGAACGTGATCTACGAAACCGTGGCCTCCAGGGCTATGGAGAGGATCGGGGACCATCTGACCGATATTGCCGAGAGGATCAGCTTCATCCGGACGGGGAACATCGTCGAGCGCAGCGAGCCCATGCACGTCCCCGAGTTCCCAGAGTGA
- a CDS encoding CBS domain-containing protein, whose protein sequence is MTKQVVGCRESDDIMDAVKTMGDMKVRRLPVVNDSNQLVGVVSISDIAQEMRPAMDSLFDELTKATK, encoded by the coding sequence ATGACGAAGCAGGTCGTTGGGTGCCGGGAGAGCGACGATATCATGGATGCGGTCAAGACGATGGGCGACATGAAAGTGAGACGGCTGCCAGTGGTCAACGACAGCAACCAGCTGGTCGGAGTAGTTTCGATCTCGGACATCGCCCAGGAAATGCGACCGGCGATGGACTCACTGTTCGACGAGCTCACCAAGGCGACGAAATAG